The following proteins come from a genomic window of Chaetodon auriga isolate fChaAug3 chromosome 16, fChaAug3.hap1, whole genome shotgun sequence:
- the prl gene encoding prolactin: MAHRKTEGSKLLATVLYTVAACSAVPISDLLDRVSQRSDTLHSLSTTLTQDLDSHFPPIGHIFMPRPSVCHTSSLQIPTDKEQALQVSESDLLSLARSLLQAWLDPLVILSTSAKTLPHPAQSSISNKIQELQEHSKNLGDGLDILSGKMGPTAQAISFLPYRGDNDIGEDKISKLTNFHFLLSCFRRDSHKIDSFLKVLRCRAAKMKPEMC, encoded by the exons aTGGCTCACAGAAAAACCGAAGGAAGCAAACTTCTTGCGACGg TGTTGTATACGGTGGCTGCGTGCAGTGCCGTCCCCATCAGTGACCTGCTGGACCGAGTGTCTCAGCGCTCTGACACACTGCACTCCCTCAGCACCACGCTCACCCAAGACCTG GACTCTCATTTCCCTCCTATAGGCCACATATTCATGCCCCGGCCCTCAGTGTGCCACACCTCCTCTCTACAGATACCCACTGACAAGGAGCAAGCTCTGCAAGTATCA GAGTCAGACCTGCTGTCATTGGCTCGCTCCCTGCTCCAAGCCTGGCTCGACCCCCTGGTAATCTTGTCCACCTCTGCTAAGACCCTGCCTCACCCAGCCCAAAGCAGCATATCCAACAAGatccaggagctgcaggagcactCCAAGAACCTGGGAGACGGCCTGGATATATTATCTGGCAAG ATGGGTCCAACAGCTCAGGCTATCTCCTTTCTGCCCTACAGAGGAGACAATGACATCGGCGAGGACAAGATTTCCAAACTGACTAACTTCCATTTCCTGCTGTCCTGCTTCCGCCGGGACTCCCACAAGATTGACAGCTTCCTGAAAGTCCTACGCTGCCGGGCAGCAAAAATGAAACCCGAGATGTGCTGA